One part of the Constrictibacter sp. MBR-5 genome encodes these proteins:
- a CDS encoding PLP-dependent aminotransferase family protein, which translates to MKSAPASPPPPGPTMLHLPQGNLPLHERVAEALAGAVAEGTLKPGERLPPHRELAKRFGVAIGTITRAVDALSRRGIVRGEVGRGTFVQGPALAAPASAVIDLSVNAPPPLVPLETLRAAADLAVRRAAAMPNGGYIDVTGAPEQRAVLTGWLSRRPLDVAPNDLVLCVGAQQAISLAFADLRRLSATVATERATFSGAIAAAKAHGMTMLPVDHDAEGMIPDALDRVLREAGCRAVYATPVCQNPLGFETGAARRAEIVAVCRARGAMIVEDDIYGLYAAKTDATYRSSAPEITYYLTSLSKVLTPLVRVGMLVPPAARRPAVAERLRADLWGAPPLALAIGGALIEMGADGPALDLLRREAKARLDLAAGILGLRSLPMPEGAPHLWLPMPPLAAERFARRAGEQGVRLTPPDSVIVGGLVEGSPASGVRICLLATEGRAPLERALRILAGFASAGAEAIV; encoded by the coding sequence TTGAAAAGCGCCCCCGCTTCCCCGCCGCCGCCCGGCCCGACCATGCTGCACCTGCCGCAGGGCAACCTGCCGCTGCACGAGCGCGTCGCCGAGGCGCTGGCGGGCGCGGTGGCCGAGGGAACGCTGAAGCCAGGCGAGCGGCTGCCGCCGCACCGCGAACTGGCGAAGCGGTTCGGGGTCGCCATCGGCACCATCACCCGCGCCGTCGATGCGCTCAGTCGGCGCGGCATCGTGCGCGGCGAGGTCGGCCGCGGCACCTTCGTGCAGGGGCCGGCGCTGGCGGCCCCGGCATCCGCCGTCATCGACCTCAGCGTCAACGCGCCGCCGCCCCTGGTGCCGCTCGAGACGCTGCGCGCCGCGGCCGATCTGGCCGTGCGCCGTGCCGCGGCCATGCCGAACGGCGGCTATATCGACGTGACCGGCGCGCCGGAGCAGCGCGCCGTGCTGACGGGCTGGCTGAGCCGCCGGCCGCTCGACGTCGCGCCGAACGATCTCGTCCTCTGTGTCGGCGCGCAGCAGGCCATCTCGCTCGCCTTCGCCGACCTGCGGCGCCTGTCGGCGACGGTTGCGACGGAGCGCGCCACCTTTTCCGGCGCGATCGCCGCGGCCAAGGCGCACGGCATGACGATGCTGCCCGTCGACCACGACGCCGAGGGCATGATCCCCGACGCCCTCGACCGGGTACTGCGCGAGGCGGGCTGCCGCGCGGTCTATGCGACACCGGTCTGCCAGAACCCGCTGGGCTTCGAGACGGGTGCGGCCCGCCGCGCCGAGATCGTCGCGGTCTGCCGGGCGCGCGGCGCCATGATCGTCGAGGACGACATCTACGGCCTCTACGCGGCCAAGACCGACGCCACCTACCGCAGCTCGGCACCGGAGATCACCTACTACCTCACCAGCCTGTCCAAGGTGCTGACGCCGCTGGTCCGGGTCGGGATGCTGGTCCCGCCGGCCGCCCGACGGCCGGCGGTGGCGGAGCGGCTGCGCGCCGACCTGTGGGGCGCGCCGCCGCTGGCGCTCGCCATCGGCGGCGCCCTGATCGAGATGGGCGCCGACGGGCCGGCGCTCGACCTGCTGCGGCGCGAAGCGAAGGCGCGGCTCGATCTCGCCGCCGGCATCCTGGGCCTGCGCAGCCTGCCGATGCCCGAGGGCGCGCCGCACCTCTGGCTGCCCATGCCGCCGCTGGCGGCGGAACGCTTCGCGCGGCGGGCGGGGGAGCAGGGGGTGCGCCTCACCCCGCCGGACTCGGTCATCGTCGGCGGCCTCGTCGAAGGCAGTCCCGCCTCCGGCGTGCGGATCTGCCTGCTGGCGACCGAAGGCCGGGCGCCGCTGGAGCGGGCGCTGCGCATCCTCGCCGGCTTCGCCTCCGCCGGCGCCGAGGCGATCGTGTGA